The Pseudomonas asiatica genome has a segment encoding these proteins:
- a CDS encoding LysE family translocator has protein sequence MSLSLSMAAFALAASISPGPVNIVALGSGARHGLRASLAHVAGATLGFCLLLVLVGLGLHQLLLRWPLLGLLLHWGGVAFLLYMAWRLASDDGQLGSAHPAQAPSAWHGAAMQWLNPKAWLAAVAGVGAYTGGEQQLLWLFAWIYGPICFISVACWAWAGSVVRQYLGNPRHMRLLNRGLAVLLVGSAVYLVIQG, from the coding sequence ATGAGCCTGTCCCTGTCCATGGCCGCTTTCGCACTGGCGGCCTCGATCTCCCCCGGCCCGGTCAACATCGTTGCGCTGGGCAGCGGTGCCCGCCATGGCCTGCGTGCCAGCCTGGCGCATGTGGCTGGCGCCACGCTGGGCTTCTGCCTGTTGCTGGTGCTGGTCGGGCTGGGCCTGCATCAGTTGTTGCTGCGCTGGCCTTTGCTGGGCCTGCTGTTGCACTGGGGCGGCGTGGCGTTCCTGCTGTACATGGCATGGAGGCTGGCCAGCGACGATGGGCAGCTGGGCAGTGCCCATCCCGCCCAGGCCCCCTCGGCCTGGCACGGCGCGGCGATGCAATGGCTCAACCCCAAGGCGTGGCTGGCAGCGGTGGCCGGGGTGGGTGCCTACACCGGCGGCGAGCAGCAGTTGCTGTGGCTGTTTGCCTGGATCTACGGGCCGATCTGCTTCATTTCGGTGGCCTGCTGGGCGTGGGCCGGGAGCGTGGTTCGCCAGTACCTGGGCAACCCACGGCACATGCGCCTACTGAATCGGGGCTTGGCGGTGCTGCTAGTGGGCAGTGCGGTTTATCTGGTCATTCAAGGCTAG
- a CDS encoding AraC family transcriptional regulator, with protein sequence MIEVSRFWRDPALPFVEARRVGDGRQVCYAAHSHESFSIGVITGGRSTYLYGDQCIEVAAGATVLMSPGVVHACNPIAGEPWSYLMLFVDMPWLQALGFALPSQAWSSSPVLYRCLLQAFADLFDASVPDREGRLAALFGALPGMLGGNASVNDEGNPRLDAAAAFIRAHRGDPLSLDDICAACGLSRSYLIRAFRQRFGLTPHGYLLDQRVQLARAQLRQGRAIAEVAQEAGFADQAHLQRAFKQHLAATPGHYRNAFG encoded by the coding sequence ATGATCGAAGTATCACGGTTCTGGCGCGACCCGGCGTTGCCCTTCGTCGAAGCCCGGCGGGTAGGGGACGGGCGCCAGGTGTGCTACGCCGCGCATTCCCACGAGAGCTTTTCCATCGGGGTGATCACGGGGGGGCGCAGCACCTACCTGTACGGTGACCAGTGCATCGAGGTGGCGGCTGGTGCCACGGTATTGATGAGCCCAGGCGTGGTGCACGCCTGCAACCCCATCGCCGGGGAGCCATGGTCCTACCTGATGTTGTTCGTCGACATGCCCTGGTTGCAGGCGCTGGGGTTTGCCTTGCCGTCCCAGGCCTGGAGTAGCTCGCCGGTATTGTACCGGTGCCTGCTGCAGGCCTTTGCCGACCTGTTCGACGCCAGCGTGCCGGACCGCGAAGGCCGCCTGGCGGCACTGTTTGGCGCACTGCCTGGCATGCTTGGCGGTAATGCCAGCGTGAACGACGAGGGCAACCCGCGACTGGACGCGGCGGCAGCGTTCATACGCGCCCATCGTGGCGACCCGCTGAGCCTGGACGACATCTGCGCGGCCTGCGGCCTGTCGCGGTCCTACCTGATTCGCGCGTTCCGCCAACGCTTCGGCCTGACACCGCATGGCTACCTGCTCGACCAGCGCGTGCAGCTGGCCAGGGCGCAACTGCGCCAGGGCCGGGCAATCGCCGAAGTTGCGCAGGAGGCTGGGTTTGCCGACCAGGCGCACCTGCAGCGGGCCTTCAAGCAGCACCTGGCGGCGACGCCGGGGCATTACCGCAATGCATTCGGCTGA
- a CDS encoding leucine-rich repeat domain-containing protein, whose translation MPAINPHQPLLEAQLPHWARQVTPNQWAALKRTQIAPWKAQDWFANAAPDLRDTVHASQARLMQAQAALAGSLKGLKQITEFAEPLLQRRLAEQGFHAPLRNSQLLRVERNWHWAALRYLYRHRRDNLLQAALQNFASDEVFTAESAIALGDNIQVTPILVQGSAPFGMQSPVAHFPLQSEHYQVERLPLEPAAFATQCRDLDLGEAYQTHLEQHLAQPATRALAIKVQKDRLRLAADLAYLRHLLDGSTRDQVEQLLQGGAVRCWQLALFGTPLHEVMLIDAGSAGLALYLPAHDPALRQCSNLDAVHDTLATLLLEPDARQAFTAYIRQDQRTHFLDLLQQNLDATGNTAFDRPWQRAAQADLRPTRVAITAEPFGHYQDLHLARLKHEASLLAVPTAMADANARTRRLEEWESLGLDALGIAAFFVPGAGTLMLAVTACQLLGEAFEGYQAWHEGDRHLALRHLEAVGLNLALIGGFVAAGKFVPKLFNSPLMESLQQVRGNDGRYRLWNEDLTPYRSAVTLPETLQPNALGQYLYQGRYFIRMDSQLFEQRFDHDLQQWRVIHPDTPDAWQPPLTHNAQGAWRGQHEQPGQWPFAKLARRLGPAYAAFTPEQLTQAGRLCGIDAAQLCRVHLEGRATPPLLLDALQRMAAQAEVEALADRAPPGLFERLYNGSAPTTPSTQKLLAAYPRLSPALATRLLAPLGEAESLAWQQQGQLHIQVRQALEQVHSELPLVRALEGVLQPARASSDSERLLFSALDAMPDWPADLRLELHGASPQGPLLEHVGSDQASTLRRVIKTTEGYEVDRGERPAPGPRDPDLCRAIEQALPRSHRDTLGIPTADGSSLRQRVLGWVDLHRQTLAQRLWGHRALLRKPMGSLRGGRPLDPEPPQPRLEGSLAGAYRRLFPDATDWEFENWLGNDEDNPYVDDIRSPTQRLHDLQQRLDTLRRDLHEWARPDPQRPHQRHLAIRPILNAWRRLSTVALEGGGSLHSLDLSGLELDNQDLASLALPDDFTHVQHLSLSYNRSLSQLPTGFYERFPNLNRLLLADCRFDTVPRLGNPEHLAWLDLEGNRITWSSQAQQALNRCSGLVVLDLSGNPLLQAPDLRGLAYLRTLFLNDCALSELPQGLDQMIEPIIVDIADNQLLRLPDGFTVPRPVAEALRLESEWLGAPVVAQIEAYNAAHQVDLMVCASDYQEFFEQTGPAELALWQRLPLQYRRDLRPLLELEPFLSHPRQARAEFWRRLALIEADPALRQQWLTHPPYDLFNLPL comes from the coding sequence ATGCCAGCCATCAACCCTCATCAACCCTTGCTCGAGGCGCAGCTGCCGCACTGGGCACGCCAGGTAACGCCCAATCAATGGGCCGCGTTGAAGCGAACCCAGATCGCCCCGTGGAAGGCGCAGGACTGGTTCGCCAATGCTGCCCCCGACCTGCGTGACACAGTGCATGCCAGCCAGGCGCGCCTGATGCAGGCGCAAGCAGCCTTGGCCGGCTCGCTCAAAGGCCTGAAACAGATCACTGAATTCGCCGAGCCATTGCTGCAACGACGTCTTGCCGAACAAGGCTTTCACGCGCCGCTGCGCAATAGCCAACTGCTGCGGGTCGAGCGCAACTGGCACTGGGCCGCCCTGCGCTATCTTTACCGCCATCGTCGCGACAACCTGCTACAGGCCGCCCTGCAGAACTTCGCCAGCGACGAAGTGTTCACCGCTGAAAGTGCCATTGCCCTGGGCGACAACATTCAGGTGACGCCGATTCTGGTGCAAGGCTCCGCCCCCTTCGGCATGCAATCACCCGTCGCGCACTTTCCATTGCAGTCGGAGCACTATCAGGTGGAACGGCTGCCACTTGAGCCGGCCGCTTTCGCCACACAGTGCCGTGACCTGGACCTGGGTGAGGCTTACCAGACCCACCTGGAACAACACCTTGCCCAGCCCGCTACCCGAGCCTTGGCCATCAAGGTTCAGAAAGACCGCCTGCGCCTGGCGGCCGACCTTGCCTATCTGCGGCACCTGCTTGACGGCAGCACGCGCGATCAGGTCGAACAGCTGTTGCAGGGTGGTGCCGTGAGGTGCTGGCAACTGGCGCTGTTCGGCACGCCCCTGCACGAGGTCATGCTGATCGATGCCGGCAGTGCGGGGCTGGCGCTGTACCTGCCCGCCCATGACCCAGCCCTGCGTCAATGCAGCAACCTGGACGCGGTACACGACACGCTGGCGACCTTGCTGCTGGAGCCCGATGCCCGCCAAGCCTTCACTGCCTACATCAGGCAGGACCAACGCACGCACTTTCTCGACCTGTTGCAGCAGAACCTCGACGCCACAGGCAACACGGCCTTTGACCGCCCTTGGCAGCGCGCAGCGCAAGCGGACCTGCGCCCCACACGCGTGGCTATCACGGCCGAGCCTTTCGGCCACTACCAGGACCTGCACCTGGCCCGCCTCAAGCACGAAGCCAGCCTGCTGGCGGTCCCGACAGCAATGGCCGATGCCAACGCGCGAACCAGGCGCCTGGAGGAATGGGAAAGCCTTGGCCTGGATGCACTCGGTATTGCCGCGTTCTTCGTTCCGGGTGCAGGCACCCTGATGCTGGCCGTCACTGCCTGCCAACTGCTCGGCGAGGCCTTCGAGGGCTACCAGGCCTGGCATGAAGGCGACCGCCACCTGGCGCTGCGCCACCTGGAGGCGGTCGGCCTGAACCTAGCCCTGATCGGAGGGTTCGTGGCAGCGGGCAAGTTCGTGCCCAAGCTGTTCAACAGCCCGTTGATGGAAAGCCTGCAGCAAGTACGTGGCAACGACGGGCGCTACCGGCTCTGGAATGAAGACCTCACCCCCTACCGCAGTGCCGTGACACTGCCCGAAACCCTGCAGCCCAATGCACTTGGCCAGTACCTGTATCAGGGCCGGTATTTCATCCGCATGGACAGCCAGCTCTTCGAACAACGCTTCGATCACGACCTGCAGCAATGGCGGGTCATTCACCCCGACACGCCCGACGCCTGGCAGCCACCGCTGACGCACAATGCCCAAGGTGCCTGGCGCGGCCAGCATGAACAGCCCGGCCAGTGGCCATTCGCGAAGCTGGCGCGCCGTCTCGGCCCTGCATATGCCGCTTTCACGCCAGAACAGCTGACGCAAGCCGGCCGCCTCTGCGGCATCGACGCCGCGCAGTTGTGCCGGGTGCACCTGGAAGGCCGAGCAACGCCCCCGCTGTTGCTCGATGCCCTGCAACGCATGGCGGCACAGGCCGAGGTAGAGGCGTTGGCCGACAGGGCCCCACCGGGCCTGTTCGAGCGCCTCTACAACGGCAGCGCGCCCACCACCCCGTCAACGCAGAAACTGCTCGCTGCCTATCCACGGCTTTCCCCTGCCCTGGCCACGCGTTTGCTGGCACCGCTGGGCGAGGCTGAATCGCTCGCCTGGCAACAGCAGGGTCAGCTACACATTCAGGTTCGCCAGGCACTGGAACAGGTGCACAGCGAGCTGCCCCTGGTTCGCGCCCTGGAGGGCGTGCTTCAGCCAGCCCGGGCCAGCAGCGACAGCGAACGCCTGCTGTTCAGCGCCTTGGATGCCATGCCCGACTGGCCTGCGGACCTGCGCCTGGAGCTGCATGGCGCAAGCCCCCAAGGCCCTTTGCTGGAGCATGTCGGCAGCGACCAGGCCAGCACCCTGCGCCGTGTGATCAAAACGACCGAAGGCTATGAGGTCGACCGGGGCGAGCGCCCTGCACCTGGACCGCGTGATCCGGACCTCTGCCGTGCCATAGAGCAGGCACTGCCACGCTCGCATCGCGATACGCTGGGTATCCCGACGGCCGATGGCAGCTCGCTACGCCAGCGCGTACTGGGTTGGGTCGACCTGCACAGACAGACACTTGCCCAACGCCTCTGGGGTCATCGCGCGCTGCTGCGCAAGCCCATGGGCAGCTTGCGCGGCGGTCGGCCGCTTGACCCCGAACCGCCTCAGCCGCGGCTGGAAGGCTCGCTGGCCGGGGCCTATCGGCGCTTGTTCCCCGACGCCACCGACTGGGAATTCGAAAACTGGCTCGGCAACGACGAGGACAACCCGTACGTCGATGACATTCGCTCACCCACACAGCGGCTGCACGACCTGCAGCAGCGTCTGGATACTTTGCGCCGCGACCTGCATGAATGGGCCCGGCCCGATCCGCAGCGCCCGCACCAGCGGCACCTGGCCATCCGCCCCATCCTCAACGCCTGGCGGCGGCTGTCGACCGTAGCGCTTGAAGGGGGTGGCAGCCTGCACAGCCTGGACCTGTCCGGCCTGGAGCTGGACAACCAGGACTTGGCCAGCCTGGCCTTGCCAGACGACTTCACCCATGTGCAGCACCTGTCACTCAGCTACAACCGTTCACTCAGCCAGTTGCCAACCGGGTTCTACGAGCGCTTCCCCAACCTCAATCGCCTGCTGCTGGCCGACTGCCGGTTCGACACCGTGCCCCGCCTGGGTAACCCTGAGCACCTCGCCTGGCTGGATCTGGAAGGCAACCGCATTACCTGGAGTAGCCAGGCCCAGCAGGCACTGAACCGCTGCTCCGGGCTTGTAGTACTGGACCTTTCGGGCAACCCACTGCTGCAGGCCCCGGACCTGCGCGGCCTGGCCTACCTGAGGACGCTGTTCCTGAACGACTGTGCGCTCAGCGAATTGCCGCAAGGCCTGGACCAGATGATCGAGCCCATCATCGTGGATATTGCCGACAACCAGTTGCTGCGGCTGCCAGACGGTTTCACCGTGCCAAGGCCAGTCGCAGAGGCGCTGCGCCTGGAAAGCGAATGGCTGGGCGCCCCCGTGGTTGCACAGATCGAGGCTTACAACGCTGCGCATCAGGTGGACCTGATGGTATGCGCAAGCGACTATCAGGAATTCTTCGAACAGACCGGCCCGGCAGAACTGGCCCTGTGGCAGCGTTTGCCGCTGCAGTATCGGCGCGACCTCAGGCCCTTGCTTGAACTTGAACCGTTCCTGTCCCACCCAAGGCAAGCCCGTGCAGAGTTCTGGCGGCGTCTGGCCCTGATCGAGGCAGACCCCGCCCTGCGTCAGCAATGGTTGACGCACCCACCGTACGACCTGTTCAACCTCCCGCTTTGA
- a CDS encoding NADP-dependent glyceraldehyde-3-phosphate dehydrogenase: MDRLLDSLFPSAENIPETWRLEAPLEQRDYLVNGELRRWDGPLATVRSPVWLKEGNDEHQVVLGSAPLLDADTALTALDAAVQAYDKGRGAWPNMRVAERIQHVETFLARMREQRQAVVKLLMWEIGKNLKDSEKEFDRTCDYIVDTINALKDLDRRSSRFELEQGTLGQIRRAPLGVALCMGPYNYPLNETFTTLIPALIMGNTVVFKPAKFGVLLIRPLLEAFRDSFPPGVINVIYGRGRETVSALMASGKVDVFAFIGTHKAASDLKKLHPRPHRLRAALGLDAKNPGIVLPQVDLDNAVEEAVTGALSFNGQRCTALKILFVHEDVVDAFLDKFQRKLAALKPGMPWEPGVALTPLPEPGKVDYLDGLVADATAKGARVLNEGGGHSRGSFFYPAVLYPVKSDMRVYHEEQFGPLVPVVPYRDLQTVIDYVLDSDYGQQLSLFGNDPATIGSLVDIFANQVGRININAQCQRGPDTYPFNGRKNSAEGTLSVHDALRVFSIRTLVATRFQEANKELISEIIRNRQSSFLTTDYIF, translated from the coding sequence ATGGACCGTCTGCTCGATTCACTCTTCCCCAGCGCCGAGAACATCCCGGAAACCTGGCGCCTGGAAGCCCCCCTGGAACAACGCGACTATCTGGTGAACGGCGAGCTCAGGCGCTGGGACGGACCTCTGGCCACGGTGCGCAGCCCGGTCTGGCTCAAGGAAGGCAACGATGAGCATCAGGTAGTGCTGGGCAGCGCCCCGCTGCTCGATGCCGACACCGCGCTCACCGCCCTCGATGCCGCCGTGCAGGCCTACGACAAAGGCCGTGGCGCCTGGCCGAACATGCGCGTGGCCGAGCGCATCCAGCATGTCGAGACCTTCCTGGCACGCATGCGTGAACAGCGCCAGGCCGTGGTCAAGCTGCTGATGTGGGAGATCGGCAAGAACCTCAAGGATTCGGAAAAGGAATTCGACCGCACCTGCGACTACATCGTCGACACCATCAACGCCCTCAAGGACCTCGACCGCCGTTCCAGCCGCTTCGAGCTGGAACAGGGCACGCTGGGCCAGATCCGCCGTGCACCACTGGGCGTGGCCCTGTGCATGGGGCCATACAACTACCCGCTGAACGAAACCTTCACCACGCTGATCCCGGCGCTGATCATGGGCAACACCGTGGTGTTCAAGCCGGCCAAGTTCGGCGTGCTGCTGATTCGGCCGTTGCTCGAGGCCTTCCGTGACAGCTTCCCGCCAGGGGTGATCAACGTCATCTACGGCCGTGGCCGGGAAACGGTGAGCGCGCTGATGGCCAGCGGCAAGGTCGATGTGTTCGCCTTCATCGGCACGCACAAGGCCGCCAGCGACCTGAAGAAGCTGCACCCGCGCCCGCACCGGCTGCGCGCCGCGCTTGGGCTGGATGCCAAGAACCCGGGCATCGTGCTGCCCCAGGTGGACCTCGACAACGCCGTCGAAGAGGCCGTCACCGGTGCGCTGTCGTTCAATGGCCAACGCTGCACGGCGCTGAAGATCCTGTTCGTCCACGAGGACGTGGTCGATGCCTTCCTCGACAAGTTCCAGCGCAAGCTGGCCGCGCTCAAGCCCGGCATGCCTTGGGAGCCAGGCGTTGCCCTGACGCCGCTGCCCGAGCCCGGCAAGGTCGACTACCTCGACGGCCTGGTCGCCGATGCCACAGCCAAAGGCGCACGCGTGCTCAACGAAGGCGGTGGGCACAGCCGTGGCTCGTTCTTCTACCCGGCCGTGCTGTACCCGGTGAAGAGCGACATGCGCGTGTACCACGAGGAGCAGTTCGGCCCGCTGGTGCCGGTAGTGCCCTACCGCGACCTGCAGACGGTGATCGACTATGTACTGGACTCCGACTACGGCCAGCAACTGAGCCTGTTCGGCAATGACCCGGCGACCATCGGCAGCCTGGTCGACATCTTCGCCAACCAGGTCGGGCGCATCAACATCAACGCGCAATGCCAGCGCGGCCCCGACACCTACCCGTTCAACGGCCGCAAGAACAGCGCCGAAGGCACCCTGTCGGTACATGACGCCCTGCGTGTGTTCTCGATCCGCACCTTGGTCGCAACGCGCTTCCAGGAGGCCAACAAGGAACTGATCAGCGAGATCATTCGCAACCGGCAGTCGAGCTTCCTGACCACCGACTACATCTTCTGA
- a CDS encoding VOC family protein — translation MAAKPIPEGQHSITPYLAINDAAKAIEFYKKAFGAVEMFRLDAPGGRVGHAELKIGDSSLMLGDPCDMEGGLTASQKLSGTGVGLHLYVEDCDKVYAQALAAGGTQLHPLTDQFYGDRSGTLKDPFGNIWFVSTHKEDLTPDEIRARAAKMFGGN, via the coding sequence ATGGCAGCCAAACCCATCCCCGAAGGCCAGCACAGCATCACGCCCTACCTGGCCATCAACGACGCCGCCAAGGCCATCGAGTTCTACAAGAAGGCCTTTGGCGCAGTGGAAATGTTCCGCCTCGATGCCCCTGGCGGCCGCGTTGGCCATGCCGAGCTGAAAATCGGTGATTCGTCGCTGATGCTGGGCGACCCCTGCGACATGGAAGGCGGCCTCACCGCCAGCCAGAAGCTCAGCGGCACAGGCGTGGGCCTGCACCTGTATGTCGAAGACTGCGACAAGGTCTACGCCCAGGCCCTGGCCGCCGGCGGCACCCAGTTGCATCCCTTGACCGACCAGTTCTACGGCGACCGCAGCGGCACCCTGAAAGACCCGTTCGGCAACATCTGGTTCGTTTCCACCCACAAGGAGGACCTGACCCCCGACGAAATTCGCGCCCGCGCAGCGAAGATGTTCGGTGGCAACTGA
- the ilvA gene encoding threonine ammonia-lyase, biosynthetic: MTSFVSPRSTVTPQQLLSEQVRRILAAPVYDLAIETPLQAAPALSASLGNQVLLKREDLQPTFSFKIRGAYTRLSRLSTVQRERGVITASAGNHAQGVAMAASHLGMKATIVMPTTTPSLKVEGVRSRGGHVVLHGESFPHALAHALKLADSEGATFVPPFDDPDVIAGQGTVAMEILRQRPGALDAIFVPVGGGGLIAGIAAYVKYLRPEVKVIGVEPEDSNCLQAAMAAGERVILPQVGTFADGVAVAQIGAHCFELCRHFVDEVVTVSSDELCAAIKDIYDDTRSITEPSGALAVAGIKKYVARDGVQGQTLVAIDSGANVNFDRLRHVAERAELGEQREAIIAVTIPEQPGSFRAFCQALGKRQITEFNYRYYPGKEARLFVGVQTHPLHDPRDQLLASLREQGYSVLDLTDNELAKLHVRHTVGGRAAPGADERVLRFEFPERPGALLGFLERLGKRWNISLFHYRNHGAAEARVFAALEVPGDELAGLPLALDEMGYRYWDETDNPAYKLFLG; this comes from the coding sequence ATGACCAGCTTCGTCAGCCCTCGTTCTACCGTCACCCCCCAGCAACTGCTGTCGGAGCAGGTGCGGCGCATTCTTGCCGCCCCGGTGTACGACCTGGCCATCGAAACGCCCTTGCAAGCTGCGCCTGCGTTGTCTGCCAGCCTGGGCAACCAGGTGTTGCTCAAGCGGGAAGACCTGCAGCCTACTTTCTCGTTCAAGATCCGCGGTGCGTACACCCGCCTGTCACGCCTGAGTACCGTGCAGCGCGAGCGCGGCGTGATCACCGCCTCCGCGGGCAACCATGCCCAGGGTGTGGCCATGGCGGCATCGCACCTGGGCATGAAGGCCACCATCGTCATGCCTACCACCACGCCGTCGCTGAAGGTGGAAGGGGTACGTTCGCGCGGTGGCCATGTAGTGCTGCACGGCGAGAGCTTCCCCCACGCCTTGGCCCATGCGCTGAAACTGGCCGACAGCGAAGGTGCCACCTTCGTGCCACCGTTCGACGACCCGGATGTGATCGCCGGGCAGGGCACCGTGGCCATGGAGATCCTGCGCCAGCGCCCGGGGGCGCTGGACGCCATCTTCGTGCCGGTGGGTGGCGGTGGGCTGATCGCTGGCATTGCCGCCTATGTGAAGTACCTGCGCCCTGAGGTGAAGGTGATCGGCGTCGAGCCGGAGGACTCCAACTGCCTGCAGGCTGCCATGGCCGCTGGTGAGCGGGTGATCCTGCCGCAGGTCGGCACCTTCGCCGATGGTGTGGCGGTGGCACAGATCGGCGCCCATTGCTTCGAGCTGTGCCGGCACTTCGTTGACGAAGTGGTGACGGTGAGCAGCGACGAGCTGTGCGCGGCGATAAAGGACATCTATGACGATACCCGCTCGATCACCGAACCGTCCGGGGCCCTGGCCGTGGCCGGGATCAAGAAGTACGTGGCGCGCGACGGCGTGCAGGGGCAGACCCTGGTGGCGATCGATTCCGGGGCCAACGTCAATTTCGACCGCCTGCGCCATGTGGCCGAGCGTGCCGAACTGGGCGAGCAGCGCGAGGCGATCATCGCTGTCACCATTCCGGAACAGCCGGGCAGCTTCCGCGCCTTTTGCCAGGCACTGGGCAAGCGACAGATCACCGAGTTCAACTACCGCTATTACCCCGGCAAGGAGGCGCGGCTGTTCGTGGGTGTGCAGACACACCCGCTGCACGACCCGCGCGATCAGTTGCTGGCCAGCCTGCGCGAGCAGGGCTACAGCGTACTGGACCTGACCGACAACGAACTGGCCAAGCTGCATGTGCGCCATACCGTTGGCGGCCGTGCCGCGCCCGGCGCTGACGAGCGGGTGCTGCGCTTCGAATTCCCCGAGCGCCCGGGGGCCTTGCTGGGCTTTCTGGAGCGGCTTGGCAAGCGCTGGAACATCAGCCTGTTCCATTACCGCAACCATGGTGCCGCGGAGGCACGGGTATTTGCGGCGCTGGAAGTACCGGGGGATGAGTTGGCGGGGTTGCCGTTGGCGCTGGATGAGATGGGGTACCGGTACTGGGATGAGACCGACAACCCGGCGTACAAGCTGTTTCTGGGTTGA
- a CDS encoding PACE efflux transporter, with protein sequence MQGKARKIVQAILYEAIAVACVAPALELAFGAGMAQSTVLSVLMSGIAMSWNMAYNWVFERWEARQHRRERTFLRRLLHALGFEGGLVLILLPLVAYWLDVSLWAALLTNLALFVFFFAYAFVFQWGFDKVFDVPLSAQQAKC encoded by the coding sequence ATGCAAGGCAAGGCACGCAAGATCGTCCAGGCCATTCTTTACGAAGCCATCGCCGTCGCTTGCGTGGCGCCCGCGCTGGAGCTGGCGTTCGGTGCCGGCATGGCGCAGTCGACCGTGCTGTCGGTGCTGATGTCGGGCATCGCGATGAGCTGGAACATGGCCTACAACTGGGTGTTCGAACGCTGGGAAGCGCGCCAGCACCGGCGTGAGCGCACTTTCCTGCGGCGCCTGCTGCATGCGCTGGGCTTCGAGGGCGGGCTGGTGCTGATCCTGCTGCCGCTGGTGGCGTACTGGCTGGATGTCAGCCTGTGGGCAGCGTTGCTGACCAACCTGGCGTTGTTCGTGTTCTTCTTCGCTTACGCGTTTGTCTTCCAGTGGGGCTTCGACAAGGTGTTCGATGTGCCGCTTTCGGCGCAGCAGGCGAAGTGTTGA